A region from the Triticum aestivum cultivar Chinese Spring chromosome 3D, IWGSC CS RefSeq v2.1, whole genome shotgun sequence genome encodes:
- the LOC123078660 gene encoding zinc finger protein ZPR1 translates to MASSGDEGRVVRDLRSAAESAGGDEALHEIESLCMRCGENGTTRLLLTTIPNFREVVLMAFECPHCNERNNEVQFAGQLQPKGCCYRLEVPQGQNEVLNRQVVKSDSATIKIPELDFEIPPEAQRGTLSTVEGIIMRAVEELQALQDERKKADPQKAEAIDQFLIKLRSLGSGEAAFTFVLDDPAGNSFIENPHAPSSDALLSVSFYERTSEQQAALGFLVDPPTGESGGPLQNASTVEANSGGLPKVPHGSVGAVAGRRAIAQGNPDEIAAALCRYTAPEEVDTLPSTCGACGAACVTRFFATKIPYFREVIVMAASCDLCGYRNSELKPGGEIPAKGKKITLHVQNVKDLSRDVIKSDSAAVKVPELELELSMGTLGGIVTTVEGLIVKICEALERVHGFQLGDSTNEWKKKKWDDFQQRLSKLLSLQEPWTLIIDDALAASFVAPATDLIEDDSQLLIEDYERSWEQNEELGLNDMDTSSADIAYNMTSTE, encoded by the exons ATGGCCAGCTCCGGCGACGAGGGGCGCGTTGTGAGGGACCTCCGCTCCGCTGCGGAGTCGGCGGGCGGCGATGAGGCGCTTCACGAAATCGAGTCTCTCTGCATGCGCTGCGGCGAGAAT GGCACCACGAGGTTGCTGCTGACTACGATCCCCAACTTCCGGGAG GTTGTTCTGATGGCTTTCGAGTGCCCGCACTGCAATGAAAG GAACAACGAGGTCCAGTTTGCCGGACAGCTCCAGCCCAAGGGATGTTGCTACCGCTTGGAGGTCCCTCAAGGGCAGAACGAG GTACTGAACCGTCAGGTCGTCAAATCTGATTCAGCAACTATCAAG ATTCCGGAACTGGACTTTGAAATTCCTCCGGAAGCTCAACGTGGAACACTTTCAACA GTGGAAGGGATTATTATGCGAGCTGTGGAGGAGTTGCAGGCGCTTCAAGATGAAAGAAAG AAAGCGGATCCTCAAAAAGCTGAAGCTATTGATCAGTTTTTAATAAAATTGAGATCTCTTGGATCAGGAGAAGCTGCGTTTACCTTTGTTCTTGATGATCCTGCTGGAAACAGCTTCATCGAGAACCC GCATGCTCCTTCATCAGATGCTTTGTTATCTGTGAGTTTCTATGAAAGGACATCTGAACAACAAGCAGCACTTGGTTTTCTTGTTGATCCACCAACCGGAGAATCCGGAGGTCCTTTGCAGAATGCTTCAACAGTTGAGGCAAATTCTGGCGGGTTACCAAAGGTGCCCCATGGTTCAGTTGGAGCTGTTGCAGGTCGTCGTGCTATTGCTCAGGGAAACCCTGATGAAATTGCTGCAGCGCTGTGTAGGTATACAGCTCCAGAAGAG GTTGATACTTTGCCATCAACATGTGGAGCCTGTGGAGCTGCATGTGTGACTCGTTTCTTTGCTACAA AAATCCCGTATTTCCGTGAGGTAATTGTTATGGCAGCTTCATGTGACCTGTGTGGTTATCGCAACTCAGAG TTGAAGCCTGGCGGTGAAATTCCGGCTAAAGGAAAGAAAATTACCTTACATGTGCAAAACGTAAAAGATCTTTCTCGCGATGTCATAAAG TCAGATTCTGCCGCTGTGAAAGTACCTGAACTTGAGTTGGAGCTGTCAATGGGTACATTGGGTGGTATTGTCACGACAGTTGAAGGTTTAATTGTGAAAATATGTGAGG CTCTGGAGCGGGTTCATGGATTCCAATTGGGTGATAGCACAAATGAATGGAAGAAAAAGAAATGGGATGATTTCCAGCAAAGATTATCAAAG CTGCTGAGTTTACAAGAGCCCTGGACCTTAATTATTGATGATGCGTTAGCGGCTTCGTTTGTCGCTCCAGCCACAGATTTGATAGAAGATGACAGCCAGCTACTCA TTGAGGACTACGAGAGGAGTTGGGAGCAGAATGAGGAGCTTGGCTTGAATGACATGGACACCTCCTCTGCAGACATTGCTTACAATATGACCAGCACAGAATAA
- the LOC123078662 gene encoding neural Wiskott-Aldrich syndrome protein: MRRPAMGRAMAPLLVLAVLAVAAATAGAVDGDVKCAECGTGTVPVPVLPPPPPYYYYSPPPPASYPGVSNCPPPPGGYIQIGGSAPGKGRMYPQDPGFMPSSAQPRHGSRAVHFTVCSFAALAILRAFW; the protein is encoded by the coding sequence ATGCGGCGACCGGCCATGGGAAGGGCAATGGCGCCGCTCCTCGTGCTGGCGGTCCTGGCCGTCGCGGCGGCCACGGCCGGGGCTGTTGACGGAGATGTCAAGTGCGCTGAGTGCGGCACGGGCACGGTGCCggtgcccgtgctgccgccgccgccgccgtactaCTACTACAGCCCTCCGCCTCCGGCGTCCTACCCCGGTGTGTCCAACTGCCCGCCGCCGCCAGGGGGGTACATCCAGATCGGGGGCTCGGCGCCGGGCAAAGGGCGCATGTACCCGCAGGACCCCGGGTTCATGCCATCCAGCGCGCAGCCCAGGCATGGGAGCCGCGCCGTCCACTTCACGGTATGTTCGTTTGCGGCGTTGGCGATTCTACGGGCCTTTTGGTGA